The Thermosipho melanesiensis BI429 sequence GTAATGGGTGTATTCCTGCAACTGTTGGAGTTTTAAAGGGAAAGGTTAAAGTTGGATTATCGAAAGAAGAAGTTATTGAACTTGTGGAAGATGATCCAATAAAAGTTGGTACAAGAGAACTTCCATATGCAGTTGCTCTGAAAAAATCTGCGGCTACCACTGTTAGTTCAACTGCAAGAATAGCAAATTTAGCTGGTATCGAAGTATTTGCAACTGGTGGAATAGGAGGAGTACATAGAGGTCCCTGGGATGTTTCACAAGACATACTGGAATTGGCTGAAACAAGTATAATAGTTGTTTCTGCAGGGGGTAAATCAATTTTAGATGTAAAGAAAACATTGGAATTTTTGGAGACGTTTCAGATTTTAACAGTGGGGTATAAAACAGAATATTTTCCAATGTTTTACAATGGGTTATCGAAAGAAAAGATTTATAGGGTAGATAGTGAAGAAAAGATTGCAGATATATTTGTACAAAAGAGAAAATTGGGAATAAAAAGTGCTATTTTGGTTGCAAATCCAATACCAAAAGAATTTGAAATAAGCGGTGAAGAAGTGGAAAAATATTTAGAGATCATTGAAAAGGAGATGGAAGGTGTAAAGGGAAAAGAAGTGACCCCTTATCTGTTGAAAAGACTGGTTGAATTATCAAATGGAAGGACTTTGAAATCGAATATAAAGCTTCTTGAAAATAATGTTGAACTTGCTTGTAAAATAGCGCAAAGTTTAAAAAAATAAAATATTTTAAAGTTAAGAGTTATTAAGTGTTGTTTTCCAAGATTTTATAACTATGACCTTAAAGTTTTTTTCTGTTATATTAAAGAAGGGGTGGAATTGTGAGAATTTTAGTAATTTCTGATACACACGGTTCATTGAAAAATTGGGAGAAGATTAAAAATATAGTAGATAGTGTAGATGAAGTTTTTCATTTAGGAGATATTTTATACCATGGTCCTAGAAATCCATTACCGGATGGTTATGATCCAAAGAATTTGGCAGAGGAATTGAAGAAGACAAATGTAAATTACGTAAGGGGCAATTGTGACGCAGATGTAGATTTGAAAGTTTTAAATATACAAGAAATGCCAAAGCAGATAATTGAGTATTTTGGAAATTTGCCCGTTTATTTTTTTCATGGAGAAGTTATTGAAGATGATGGATTTGATTTAATAGCTTTTGCCAAAAAACATGATGTAAAAATAGTTTTACATGGACATACACATATTCCAAAAATTGAGGAAATAGAAGGAGTTGTAGTTGCAAATCCGGGAAGTCTTTCACTTCCTAAAAGGGGATTTCCAAAGACATATATGATTATTGATATAGATGATAAAGTTACACTTACAATTTTTGATTTAGAGGGGAAAGAGGTGCTTAAGAAGACCCTATGAATGGGTACAAAACAATATTTGGAATATATGAAGGGAAAAAGAATATAAAAAGGTCACAGTTTATTGCAACATTTTCACACGTTGAAAGTGTAAAAGAAGCAAAAAGTTTTATAAGAGAAATTTCGAAGAAATATAATGATGCAACTCATAATTGTCCTGCCTATAGGGTAATGGAAAATAAACAAATAATTGAGTTTTCTTCTGACAATGGTGAACCATCTGGAACTGCAGGAAGACCTATATTGGGAGCATTGAAGAAATTTGATTTGTTAAATGTTGCAGTAGTTGTTACTAGGTACTTTGGAGGTGTAAAACTTGGCGTTAGAGGACTTATTGATGCTTATTCTAGTATTGTGGAAGAAACATTGAAAGGTATAAAGATTGTAAAACTTATACCAGTAGAGGTGTATAAGTTAAAGGTACCCTATGAAGTGTATGGAAAGGCTATGCAAGAATTACATTATCTAAATTTTGAAATAATTAATACGGAATACAAAGGAAATTTTGCATACATTACAATAAAAGGTAACCAGGAACTTGAGGGGTATGAAATAGTGGAAAAAAAGAAAATTCTTTTTAAGGAGGAATGACCAATGTTATCAAAAAGAGCAAATATTGTTCCTGCAAGTCCAATTAGAAGGCTAGTTCCGTATGCCGATGATGCAAAGAAAAGAGGTATCCATGTTTATCACTTAAACATAGGACAACCTGATATTGAAACTCCAAAGCAATTTTATGAGTATATTGAAAAGTACAAGAATGAAGTTGTTGCGTATACACATTCGCAAGGTATTTTAGAACTTAGGGAGAAGTTTTCGGAGTATTACAAATCTTGGAACATAGATGTTCAACCAGATGAAATAATGGTAACCAATGGTGGAAGCGAAGCTATAATGTTTGCACTTGGTGTGATTTGTGACCCAGGAGATGAGGTAATTGTAATTGAGCCATTTTATGCAAATTATGCTGGGTTTGCAGCGTATTTGAACGTAAAACTTGTTCCCGTGACCACAACACCAGAAGAAGGATATAGAATGCCAAGTTATGGTGAATTTAAAAAGGTTGTTTCACCAAAAACCAAGGCGATTTTATTTTCAAATCCTTCAAATCCAACGGGGGTAGTATATACTAAAGAAGAGCTTGAAGTTGTTGCAAAGTTTGCAAAAGAATATAACTTAACGATAATTTCTGATGAAGTATACAGGGAGTTTACGTTTGACGGGTCAAAAGCACTTTCTATGTTTGAATTTGAAGATATCAGAAATCAGTTGATTATTGTAGATAGTTTGTCAAAAAGATATAGTGCATGTGGTGCAAGGATTGGAACGTTTGTTACTAAAAATAAAGAATTTTACAGTGCAGCTTTGAAATTTGCACAAGCAAGGCTTTGTCCTGCAGAGACAACTCAATATGGTGCACTTGGTCTTTTGGAAGCAGATGAGGAATACATGAAAAAAGTAATAGAAGAATACAAAATTAGAAGAGATGTAGCTTTTGAGGAAATTAGCAAGATACAAGATGTAGTTGTAAAAAAACCACAAGGTGCATTTTATTTAGCCGCAAAGTTGCCTGTTGTTGATTCTGAAGAATTTATAAAATGGATGCTTTCTAACTTTGAAATAAATGGCAAAACAACTATGGTAGCACCTTTATCGGGTTTTTATGCAACACCGGGTTTGGGTAAAAGTGAAATAAGAATTGCGTACGTTTTAAACGCAGAAAAATTAAGGGATGCTATATTGATTATAGCAAAAGCCGTTGAGGAATATAACAAATCCAAGTAACCCGTGCGGGTTACTTGGATTTAAATTTATCGAATATATAGTTAATATTTCTTAGGTAGTAATTTGAATTAAAGATTTCATTTATCTCACTTTCTAAAAGGTTAAATTCTTTTTTTACTTCTTCCTTGAAAGATTTTTTATTTTTCCAACATTGAAGCGCTATCTTTTGTACTCTTTTATATGCCTCTTCCCTTGTGAGTCCTTTTTCAACTAATTTTAGCAACACTCTTTGAGAATACACCAATCCTTTTGTAATATCAATGTTTTTTTCTACATTTTCTTTAAAAATGAATAAGTTTTCGATTAAATACTTTGTTTTTGAAATCATATAGTACAATGTCATTGTAACATCAG is a genomic window containing:
- a CDS encoding pyridoxal phosphate-dependent aminotransferase, yielding MLSKRANIVPASPIRRLVPYADDAKKRGIHVYHLNIGQPDIETPKQFYEYIEKYKNEVVAYTHSQGILELREKFSEYYKSWNIDVQPDEIMVTNGGSEAIMFALGVICDPGDEVIVIEPFYANYAGFAAYLNVKLVPVTTTPEEGYRMPSYGEFKKVVSPKTKAILFSNPSNPTGVVYTKEELEVVAKFAKEYNLTIISDEVYREFTFDGSKALSMFEFEDIRNQLIIVDSLSKRYSACGARIGTFVTKNKEFYSAALKFAQARLCPAETTQYGALGLLEADEEYMKKVIEEYKIRRDVAFEEISKIQDVVVKKPQGAFYLAAKLPVVDSEEFIKWMLSNFEINGKTTMVAPLSGFYATPGLGKSEIRIAYVLNAEKLRDAILIIAKAVEEYNKSK
- the yfcE gene encoding phosphodiesterase; the protein is MRILVISDTHGSLKNWEKIKNIVDSVDEVFHLGDILYHGPRNPLPDGYDPKNLAEELKKTNVNYVRGNCDADVDLKVLNIQEMPKQIIEYFGNLPVYFFHGEVIEDDGFDLIAFAKKHDVKIVLHGHTHIPKIEEIEGVVVANPGSLSLPKRGFPKTYMIIDIDDKVTLTIFDLEGKEVLKKTL
- a CDS encoding pseudouridine-5'-phosphate glycosidase; translated protein: MEISERIRSAIDKNNPVVALESTVIAHGLPYPENLEVFSRLEEIVYSNGCIPATVGVLKGKVKVGLSKEEVIELVEDDPIKVGTRELPYAVALKKSAATTVSSTARIANLAGIEVFATGGIGGVHRGPWDVSQDILELAETSIIVVSAGGKSILDVKKTLEFLETFQILTVGYKTEYFPMFYNGLSKEKIYRVDSEEKIADIFVQKRKLGIKSAILVANPIPKEFEISGEEVEKYLEIIEKEMEGVKGKEVTPYLLKRLVELSNGRTLKSNIKLLENNVELACKIAQSLKK
- a CDS encoding IMPACT family protein; translated protein: MNGYKTIFGIYEGKKNIKRSQFIATFSHVESVKEAKSFIREISKKYNDATHNCPAYRVMENKQIIEFSSDNGEPSGTAGRPILGALKKFDLLNVAVVVTRYFGGVKLGVRGLIDAYSSIVEETLKGIKIVKLIPVEVYKLKVPYEVYGKAMQELHYLNFEIINTEYKGNFAYITIKGNQELEGYEIVEKKKILFKEE